The Dama dama isolate Ldn47 chromosome X, ASM3311817v1, whole genome shotgun sequence nucleotide sequence aaacacaggcccaaccgagtctggacctttgtggagtacccgaaaacctgaatctgagtggcttaggcctgggaagtccaCGCAATGCAGGGCCcactccctggagagcagcctggagcctgagcagtgtagacggggaaagcacacacacccgcccccagcgggggcaaacccagtgtggccggaaaacCGCGAGTGCTCctcacacaggccagtgacatttgtctgcagtgcccctcctccccacagcagaactgaacaagcaaacctaaacaagagatcACCTTTGCCCATGTGTgccagggtggaaattagacactgaagagaccagcaaacagaagccaaagaaacaaagggaaccacttcagaagtgacaggtgcaacagattaaaatccctgtagttaacaccgactacactggaaggggcctatagatagtgagaagtgtaagctcgaacaaggagctatctgaaactgaaccgaacccacactgcctgccaaagctccagagaaattcctagatatatttttattactattttttaaatttttaattaaaaaatttttttctctttctttttatactttttctttttaagtcctctattactccttaattttcatttttataacccactataacctggcaaaaaaaggaccctgtttttaaaatgaactccatatatatttcttaaatttttttgtgtttttgtggttttttactattgtatttttaagaatctaacctctactctttgttttaatcttttaatctactcttttaatctttgtttttcagtatttgatatcaattttggacatttaccTGTCTGTCGGCATAATCGTCACATCCTCTCTCTGGTGGCGGGGACTCGGCTCAAAATCTGTGTAGGAAAAACACCTGGATCCCAATCTCTCAATGGCTTCAAGACAACCAGAAGTGCCTGCTCTTGAGCCTAGTGGGCCTCTAGGCAAGATGTCCCTGCCCATCGGGATGTACCGCCGGGCATTCAGCTATGATGATGCCCTCGAGGACCCTACGCCCATGTCTCCTCCTCCATCGGACGTGGGCAGCATCCCCTGGAAGCCAGTGATTCCAGAGCGCAAGTATCAGCACCTCGCCAAGGTGGAGGAGGGAGAGCCTGGCGTCTCCCCGTGTGCCCCGGCCCCGCCATCAGCCAGCGACAGTGAGAAGGCCCCTGTGGTGAAGGCCAAAGCTACCCACGTCATCATGAGCTCTTTGATCACAAAACAGACCCAGGAGAGCATTCAACGTTTTGAGCAACAGGCAGGGCTGCGAGATGCTGGATACACCCCTCACAAGGGCCTCACCGCTGAGGAGACCAAGTACCTTCAAGTGGCAGAAGCACTCCACAAACTAAAGCTCCAGAGTggagagacagcaagagaggaGAGGCAGTCAGCCTCTACGCAGTTCACCCCGAGCAGCAGTCCCCAGGCCTCTCCTAAGCAGAAGACCAGAGGCTGGTTCACTTCTGGTTCTTCCACAGCCTTACCTGGCCCCAGTCTTAGCACTATGGATTCTGGAAGCGGGGATAAAGACAGAAGCTCGACTGATAAATGGAGCCTCTCTGGACCAAGATCGCTCCAGACGTCTGAGTCAGGAGGCTTTGCCATCCAAGCCTACCGAGGAGCTCAGAAGCCTTCTCCAGTGGAAGTGATGCGTGCACAAGCCGCCcgaagggcagaggagccagcagTGTCCAAGCTGCCCAAGATGGACATCCCAGCGACGGAAGGGACGAGACAGCTGCTGCGGGCCCACAGCCTCAAGCCCCGCGACCTGAATGTTCTCACACCCACTGGCTTTTAGAGCTTTCTGTCCCGGCGACGCTGCATCGAGGGTGTCGAGCCCAGCTCCCTTTACCATGGCTCTGACATAGGAAAAGTTTTGTCTTTGTGAAAATCAAACTGAGGCTAGGTGGAGACATAATTGGTTTTTGCGAAACATCAGTGCAAAGCTTGTCCTTGTGTGGAAAAGCCATTTTTGTATTGCTCTAGCTTTAGACTAAACTTGAGCAGTGATGTATGGGGACCTCTCTAGAACTTGGGCCACCGCTTACTAGGTGACTGTCTGCAGTGTTCCAAAACCAAGGCTTCAGGATTCTTTCAGCACTGTCCAGGTGCGCATGGACAGACCATGGTGTAGGGACGTCCACAGAGTAGTACAGGCGGCTTCGGCCCTCGTGGCCGTGCTGGTGCTGGGTGCTCCGGTCTGCTGTTAGGGAACCCTAGGCCCGCTGGAGATGTGGGTGCAGCTAGGAGCCAGCCCGGCAGGGACCCACCGTTTGTGCTGGCAGCAGCCTCCTCGAGTTCTGGGGGACCTCACGGGTCCCTGAGTCCCGCAGCCAGCCCTTCCTCTGGGACCTCTGGGGCCCGTGCTGCAGGAGGGGTGCTTCTCTTCTGCATGTCACAGAACAAACACTAGTCTTAACATATCCTTTGTTGCACTTTAAAGTGAGATTAATTTAACTTCCATTTGGTTGAAAACTTCCTAAGGAGAAAATTCAGTCTACTGGCTTGCTATAGATAAATGGATGTtaaactttttaagaaaagaggTGGCAACTGCAGTTTGGATATAGTCTTGAGGTTCATATGAAACTAGTGTCACTCTATTTTGATTTTCTTGTTCAGGCTAGGgcttgaaaatttttttcctgggaggtggaagaattaaaaaatttctGTATGCAATCATTTTCCCCTCAAATGAGCCTCATACCTTTGTAAAATGTACCTCACTGAGGAAAGGAACTGGGGAAgccactttttcatttcttttcactgtGTACATGTACAAACACTGTCTTGAACGCTGTCTCCCATCCTGCTGTCTTTTGCTTTGGACGTTATTGTGTCTACTCAAGGAGCCGAGCTGACCTTCCCCCAGAGGCACCCTGGAGTCTCAAATGATcagaattaatttatttgtgtcttctgttATGCTTGTATCTCTTACTTGTTTTGACAATAAAAATCCTTactactttcaaaaaaaaaaaaaaaagaatccaaccttcagtacccatttttactcaggagtgtgattactggtttgatcactctctcccccttttgattctcctttttctcccccagatcacctctatttcctcccttccccttctcttctcaatccaattctgtgaatctctcttgGTattctgggctgcagagaacacttagggaacagagtacaacctagatctgtctctcctccttgaatccccctttttctcctcctgctcacctctatctccttcctccctctcctcttcttcatgtaactctaaACCGCTCTGGgtttccctcactgtggagaatcttttcaccattaacctagaggTTTTaatatcagtgctgtatggagggagaagtcttgaggctactgaaagaataacACTGAAACCCAGaagcaagaggcttaagcccaaaacctgagaacaccagagaactcctgactacagggaacattaactaATAAGAGaacatccaaaagcctccatacctacactgaaaccaaccaccacccaagagccaataaagttccagagcaagacataccacgcaaattctccagcaacgcaggaacatagccctgagcatcaatatacaggctgcccaaaggcacaccaaacccatagacccatctcaaaactcactactggacactccattgcactccagagagaagaaatccagctccacccaccagaacaccgacacaaacttctctaaccagcaaaccttgacaagccaaacacccagccccacccactgggagaaacctctacaataaaaaggaaccacagactaccagaaaacaaaaaggccaccccaaacccagcaatctaaataagatgaaaagacagagaaatacccagtaggtaaagaaacatgaaaaatgcccaccaagccaaacaaaagaggaggagacagggaatctacctgaaaaagaatttaaaataatgataataaaaatgatccaaaatcttgaaaacaaaatggagttacagataaataacctagagacaaggattgagaagatgcaataaatttttaacaaggacctagaagaaataaaaaagagtcaattaaaaatgaataatgcaaaaaatgagatcaaaaacactctggagggaaccaacagtagaataaaggaggcagaagataggataagtgaggtagaagataaaatggtggaaataaatgaagcagagaggaaaaaagaaaaaagaattaaaagaaatgaggacaacctcagggacctctgggacaatctgaaatgccccaacattcaaatcataggagtcccagaagaagaagacaaaaaggaaggccatgagaagatactcgaggagataatagctgaaaacttccccaaaatggggaaggaaatagccacccaagtccaagaaacccagagagtccctaacaggataaacccaaggcaaaacaccccaagaaacATATTAgtcaaatgaacaaagatcaaacacaaagaacaaatattaaaagcagcaagggagaaacaacaaataacacacaaggggattcccgtaaggataacagctgatctttcaatagaaacttttcaggccagaagggaatggcaggacatacttaaagttatgaaagagaataacctacaatccagattactgtacccagcaaggatttcattcaaatatgaaggagaatttaaaagctttacagacaagcaaaagctgagagaattcagcaccaccaaaccagctctccaacaaatgctaaaggatcttctctagacaggaaacagaaatGTTGTATGAACatgaaccccaaacaacaaagcaaatggcaacgggaccattcttgtcaataattaccttaaatgtaaatgggttgaatgccccaaccaaaagacaaagactggctgaatggatacaaaagcaagacccctatatatgctatctacaagaggcccacctcaaagcaagggacacatacagactgaaagtaaagggctggaaaaaatattccacgcagatggagaccaaaagaaagcaggagtcgcaatatttatatcagataaaatagaatttaaaataaaggctatgaaaagagacaaaggacactacataatgatcaaagaatcaatccaagaagaacatataacaagtataaatatatatgcacccaacataggagtaccacaatatgtaaggcaaatgctaacaagaatgaagggggaaattaacaataacacaataatagtgggagactttaataccacactcacacctatggacagatcaactaaacagaaaattaacaaggaaacacaaatgacacaatggtccagctagacctaactgatatctatagcaCATTTCACCTGAAAACAAtctatttcacctttttctcaagtgcacatggaaccttctccagaatagatcacatcctgggccataaatctagccttggtaaattcaaaaaaattcaaatcgtcccagtcatcttttctgaccacaatgcagtaagattagatgtcaattacaggaaaaaaaaactattaaaaattccaacatatggaggttaaataacacgcttctgaataaccaacaaatcatagaagaaatcaaaaaagaaatcaaactatgcatagaaacgaatgaaaatgaaaacaccaaaaCCCAAAAccaatgggacactgtaaaagcagtgctaaggggaaggttcatagcaatacaggcttacctcaagaaacaagaaaaaagtcaaataaataacctaactttacacctaaagcaactagagaaggaagaaatgaagaaccccagggttagtagaatgaaagaaatcttaaaaattaggacagaaataaatacaaaagaaa carries:
- the LOC133052525 gene encoding putative monooxygenase p33MONOX, coding for MASRQPEVPALEPSGPLGKMSLPIGMYRRAFSYDDALEDPTPMSPPPSDVGSIPWKPVIPERKYQHLAKVEEGEPGVSPCAPAPPSASDSEKAPVVKAKATHVIMSSLITKQTQESIQRFEQQAGLRDAGYTPHKGLTAEETKYLQVAEALHKLKLQSGETAREERQSASTQFTPSSSPQASPKQKTRGWFTSGSSTALPGPSLSTMDSGSGDKDRSSTDKWSLSGPRSLQTSESGGFAIQAYRGAQKPSPVEVMRAQAARRAEEPAVSKLPKMDIPATEGTRQLLRAHSLKPRDLNVLTPTGF